One Trichosurus vulpecula isolate mTriVul1 chromosome 7, mTriVul1.pri, whole genome shotgun sequence genomic region harbors:
- the LOC118856547 gene encoding nuclear envelope pore membrane protein POM 121-like isoform X1, producing the protein MSPAAAAAAAGAGIGTGIGAGAERNERRRRAAASGGSRGAWVRTRPGGAAALLGLSLLGLVLYLVPAAAALAWLGVGAAAAWWGLSPREPSRGPRYGPPLSSASQPRARRPPPPAKAAVNGAPLQPPSRGPGPAGQPLLMGGYLGKPGPPEPPRRERPPQAPSPQLLSPVRRLHLRDHPTTPYRFSLAPRRRYPVQQAQYSALGTLPTVCWEGYQRKNVLSARNSHMVSSPVTVRIARPDLSRSPLEQVVNSAMPSPSSNVPDPCAKETVMNALKESRKRAVEEEDQIFCDAQENKRRRHDSSGSGHSAFEPLVANGAPASLVPKPGSLKRSLTSQCTEDNLNKRSRTSSTSSLTNTSPGGIPSSIRNAITSSYSSTRGFSQLWKRSGPSTSPLSSPASSRSQTPERPMKKAREEEFHQSSCLTPMTSDKESQAEKVTDTPTWKKQSSWSTPTTSGSAGKRKRKVQLLASRRGDQLTLPPPPQLGYSITAEDLDLEKKAALQWFNKVLEEKTDSPSVSVAETSPAPRPLSFALPSPETTSSPAAPPASSANPLLDSLKKMQNSPSPPALTDPVAAASAVAPSPLKPASPPAATGPAEPGPPAASSSSSKPIPTFSLLTSSAALTVTTASQASPAPVSDSSTKPLPTTSPKPSILFGMLSTPPLTSMAPTTSTAPAAPAPVVTPAATPVAAPVATSAPPPATPMFKPIFGVPPKMESGASSPAAPSATTPMSCGSVLPTAPSTSTTTFKPIFGSMGPPTSVPLASASPFLKQPSSVAPTTAVTSSVLAPLFSGLPSVQPTAAPATATTATSSRTTDSGSKPTFGFGLSSLASTTASAPAATTSTTTTTPSPAQPFLFGAAPASGASFTPSTGSMFQFNKPAATVTTTTTVATPATTFGATQTAPSSTAGFGFGGTVTTAAPPTTSQATLTFGPTTTTTAAFSTPFGSSVKTMPPPAYPGAAPQPTFGTADGQQQQQGASKAGPLTSFSSTFTFGGSAASSPALPQPTFGSATQPAFGGAKPPTSFGTPASTQPAFGSTNTVFSFGTTTSSSFGATTQTTSSGTSGSMFSSMTLAPFTFGSSTPAASSGGFGASTAVPGTSSSTAAFSFGASQSGATSATAPFGGTLNQNPLGAPSQSTPFAFSVANTTENKPVFGGASSVGSSLSFGTPTTPAQGFVGAGPSFGPSTPSFSIGAGSKTPGARQRLQARRQHTRKK; encoded by the exons ATGTCTccggctgcggcggcggcggcggccggggCTGGGATCGGGACCGGGATCGGTGCCGGGGCCGAGCGGAACGAGCGGCGGCGGCGGGCCGCGGCGTCCGGGGGTTCCCGGGGCGCCTGGGTGCGGACCCGGCCGGGCGGCGCGGCGGCGCTGCTGGGCCTGTCGCTGCTGGGCCTCGTGCTGTACCTGGTgccggcggcggcggcgctgGCCTGGCTGGGCGTAGGGGCCGCCGCGGCCTGGTGGGGCCTGAGCCCCCGGGAGCCGTCCCGGGGCCCGCGCTACGGCCCGCCGCTCTCCTCCGCCTCCCAGCCGCGGGCCCGCCGCCCGCCGCCGCCCGCCAAGGCCGCGGTGAACGGGGCCCCGCTGCAGCCGCCGTCCCGGGGCCCCGGGCCCGCCGGGCAGCCGCTGCTCATGGGCGGTTATCTGGGCAAGCCGGGCCCGCCGGAGCCCCCGCGGCGGGAGCGGCCGCCCCAGGCGCCTTCGCCGCAGCTGCTGAGCCCGGTCCGCAGGCTCCACCTCAG GGACCACCCGACTACTCCATACCGATTCTCATTAGCTCCACGGAGGAGATATCCAGTTCAGCAGGCACAGTACTCTGCACTAGGGACCCTTCCCACAGTGTGCTGGGAAGGCTACCAGAGGAAAAACGTGCTCTCTGCCCGAAACTCCCACATGGTATCAAGCCCCGTAACTGTAAGGATCGCTCGCCCTGATCTATCGCGTTCCCC CCTGGAGCAGGTCGTGAATTCAGCCATGCCCTCACCATCCAGTAATGTCCCAGATCCATGTGCAAAGGAGACTGTGATGAACGCACTCAAAGAGAGTCGGAAAAGGGCAGTGGAGGAGGAGGATCAGATCTTCTGTGATGCCCAGGAAAACAAGCGAAG GCGCCACGACAGTAGTGGGAGTGGACACTCAGCATTTGAACCTCTGGTCGCAAATGGAGCCCCAGCATCTCTTGTTCCCAA GCCTGGATCTCTGAAGAGAAGCCTCACTTCCCAGTGCACAGAGGACAACTTGAATAAGAGGTCCCGTACCTCTTCCACCAGCTCTCTGACCAACACCTCCCCAGGGGGCATCCCCAGCTCTATCCGCAATGCCATCACCAGCTCCTATAGCTCCACCAGGGGTTTCTCACAG TTGTGGAAGAGGAGTGGCCCTAgtacctctcccctctccagcccTGCCTCATCTCGCTCCCAGACCCCGGAGAGGCCTATGAAAAAAGCACG GGAAGAGGAGTTCCATCAGTCTAGCTGTTTGACCCCCATGACCTCAGACAAGGAATCTCAGGCTGAGAAGG TGACAGATACCCCCACATGGAAGAAACAGAGCTCCTGGAGCACCCCAACCACCTCTGGGAGTGCTGGGAAGCGCAAACGCAAAGTTCAGTTGTTGGCTTCTCGGCGAGGGGACCAGCTCACCCTG CCTCCACCTCCCCAGCTCGGTTACTCGATCACTGCTGAAGACCTAGACTTAGAAAAGAAGGCTGCATTGCAGTGGTTTAATAAAGTCTTGGAGGAGAAGACAG ATTCACCTTCCGTTTCTGTCGCAGAGACCTCCCCCGCCCCTCGACCTCTTTCCTTTGCATTACCATCCCCAGAGACAACTTCCTCACCAGCTGCTCCTCCAGCTTCCAGTGCCAACCCTCTGCTGGACAGTCTGAAGAAGATGCAAAATTCCCCGAGCCCACCAGCCCTTACAG ACCCAGTTGCAGCGGCCAGTGCTGTGGCGCCTTCCCCGCTGAAGCCAGCCAGCCCACCTGCTGCCACAGGGCCCGCAGAGCCAGGGCCCCCCGCTGCCAGCTCTTCGTCCTCCAAGCCCATCCCAACTTTCTCCTTGTTGACCTCTTCAGCCGCCCTCACTGTCACTACCGCCAGCCAGGCCTCCCCAGCGCCTGTGTCGGACAGTTCTACCAAGCCTCTCCCCACCACTTCCCCCAAACCAAGCATTCTCTTTGGAATGCTGAGTACCCCGCCTCTAACTTCCATGGCTCCCACTACTTCCACAGCTCCCGCTGCTCCTGCTCCCGTGGTGACTCCCGCGGCTACTCCCGTGGCTGCTCCTGTGGCTACTTCGGCTCCTCCTCCTGCCACTCCCATGTTCAAACCCATTTTTGGGGTTCCCCCTAAAATGGAGAGTGGGGCTTCTTCGCCAGCTGCCCCCTCTGCCACAACTCCTATGTCGTGTGGCTCTGTCCTTCCCACAGCCCCCAGCACCTCTACCACAACCTTTAAGCCCATCTTCGGTAGCATGGGCCCCCCCACATCTGTGCCCTTAGCCTCAGCATCCCCTTTCTTGAAGCAACCCTCTTCTGTAGCCCCCACCACAGCCGTTACCAGCTCTGTCTTGGCGCCCCTATTTAGTGGCCTCCCCAGTGTCCAGCCCACTGCGGCCCCTGCCACAGCCACCACAGCCACCTCCAGCAGGACCACCGACTCAGGCTCCAAGCCCACCTTTGGCTTTGGGCTGAGCAGCTTGGCCAGTACCACGGCCAGTGCCCCTGCAGCCACCactagcaccaccaccaccaccccctccccagcacAGCCTTTCCTCTTTGGGGCTGCACCTGCCTCTGGCGCCAGCTTCACCCCGTCTACTGGCTCCATGTTCCAGTTTAACAAACCTGCTGCCACcgtcactaccaccaccactgtgGCAACACCCGCCACAACATTCGGTGCCACGCAGACGGCCCCCAGCAGCACTGCTGGCTTTGGATTTGGTGGGACTGTCACCACGGCAGCCCCACCAACTACCAGCCAAGCGACGTTGACATTCggccccaccactaccaccactgctgcatTCAGCACCCCCTTTGGCTCCAGTGTCAAGACGATGCCCCCCCCAGCCTACCCGGGAGCTGCCCCTCAGCCCACCTTTGGGACTGCTGAtgggcagcaacagcagcagggGGCCAGCAAAGCAGGCCCCTTAACAAGCTTTAGTAGCACATTCACCTTTGGGGGCTCGGCAGCCTCAAGCCCAGCCCTTCCCCAGCCCACCTTTGGCAGTGCTACTCAGCCAGCCTTTGGCGGGGCAAAACCCCCCACCTCCTTTGGCACCCCTGCCAGCACACAGCCAGCCTTTGGCAGCACCAACACAGTCTTCTCTTTTGGCACAACCACCTCCTCCAGCTTTGGGGCGACCACGCAGACCACCAGCAGTGGCACCAGCGGCTCCATGTTTAGCAGCATGACCCTGGCCCCCTTCACGTTTGGGAGCTCCACGCCTGCGGCCAGCAGTGGGGGTTTTGGGGCCAGCACCGCTGTCCCTGGAACCAGCTCGAGCACTGCAGCGTTCAGCTTTGGAGCAAGCCAGAGTGGGGCCACCAGTGCCACTGCCCCCTTTGGGGGTACCTTAAACCAGAACCCCCTGGGTGCCCCAAGTCAGAGCACACCCTTTGCCTTCAGTGTGGCCAACACCACCGAAAACAAGCCTGTTTTTGGAG gtGCAAGCTCAGTGGGCAGTAGCCTTTCCTTTGGGACCCCAACCACGCCAGCCCAGGGCTTTGTGGGAGCAGGGCCATCTTTTG GACCATCGACCCCTTCGTTTTCCATTGGTGCAGGATCCAAGACTCCTGGGGCCAGGCAGCGACTGCAGGCCCGGAGACAGCATACCCGAAAGAAATAA
- the LOC118856547 gene encoding nuclear envelope pore membrane protein POM 121C-like isoform X3 — translation MGGYLGKPGPPEPPRRERPPQAPSPQLLSPVRRLHLRDHPTTPYRFSLAPRRRYPVQQAQYSALGTLPTVCWEGYQRKNVLSARNSHMVSSPVTVRIARPDLSRSPLEQVVNSAMPSPSSNVPDPCAKETVMNALKESRKRAVEEEDQIFCDAQENKRRRHDSSGSGHSAFEPLVANGAPASLVPKPGSLKRSLTSQCTEDNLNKRSRTSSTSSLTNTSPGGIPSSIRNAITSSYSSTRGFSQLWKRSGPSTSPLSSPASSRSQTPERPMKKAREEEFHQSSCLTPMTSDKESQAEKVTDTPTWKKQSSWSTPTTSGSAGKRKRKVQLLASRRGDQLTLPPPPQLGYSITAEDLDLEKKAALQWFNKVLEEKTETSPAPRPLSFALPSPETTSSPAAPPASSANPLLDSLKKMQNSPSPPALTADPVAAASAVAPSPLKPASPPAATGPAEPGPPAASSSSSKPIPTFSLLTSSAALTVTTASQASPAPVSDSSTKPLPTTSPKPSILFGMLSTPPLTSMAPTTSTAPAAPAPVVTPAATPVAAPVATSAPPPATPMFKPIFGVPPKMESGASSPAAPSATTPMSCGSVLPTAPSTSTTTFKPIFGSMGPPTSVPLASASPFLKQPSSVAPTTAVTSSVLAPLFSGLPSVQPTAAPATATTATSSRTTDSGSKPTFGFGLSSLASTTASAPAATTSTTTTTPSPAQPFLFGAAPASGASFTPSTGSMFQFNKPAATVTTTTTVATPATTFGATQTAPSSTAGFGFGGTVTTAAPPTTSQATLTFGPTTTTTAAFSTPFGSSVKTMPPPAYPGAAPQPTFGTADGQQQQQGASKAGPLTSFSSTFTFGGSAASSPALPQPTFGSATQPAFGGAKPPTSFGTPASTQPAFGSTNTVFSFGTTTSSSFGATTQTTSSGTSGSMFSSMTLAPFTFGSSTPAASSGGFGASTAVPGTSSSTAAFSFGASQSGATSATAPFGGTLNQNPLGAPSQSTPFAFSVANTTENKPVFGGASSVGSSLSFGTPTTPAQGFVGAGPSFGPSTPSFSIGAGSKTPGARQRLQARRQHTRKK, via the exons ATGGGCGGTTATCTGGGCAAGCCGGGCCCGCCGGAGCCCCCGCGGCGGGAGCGGCCGCCCCAGGCGCCTTCGCCGCAGCTGCTGAGCCCGGTCCGCAGGCTCCACCTCAG GGACCACCCGACTACTCCATACCGATTCTCATTAGCTCCACGGAGGAGATATCCAGTTCAGCAGGCACAGTACTCTGCACTAGGGACCCTTCCCACAGTGTGCTGGGAAGGCTACCAGAGGAAAAACGTGCTCTCTGCCCGAAACTCCCACATGGTATCAAGCCCCGTAACTGTAAGGATCGCTCGCCCTGATCTATCGCGTTCCCC CCTGGAGCAGGTCGTGAATTCAGCCATGCCCTCACCATCCAGTAATGTCCCAGATCCATGTGCAAAGGAGACTGTGATGAACGCACTCAAAGAGAGTCGGAAAAGGGCAGTGGAGGAGGAGGATCAGATCTTCTGTGATGCCCAGGAAAACAAGCGAAG GCGCCACGACAGTAGTGGGAGTGGACACTCAGCATTTGAACCTCTGGTCGCAAATGGAGCCCCAGCATCTCTTGTTCCCAA GCCTGGATCTCTGAAGAGAAGCCTCACTTCCCAGTGCACAGAGGACAACTTGAATAAGAGGTCCCGTACCTCTTCCACCAGCTCTCTGACCAACACCTCCCCAGGGGGCATCCCCAGCTCTATCCGCAATGCCATCACCAGCTCCTATAGCTCCACCAGGGGTTTCTCACAG TTGTGGAAGAGGAGTGGCCCTAgtacctctcccctctccagcccTGCCTCATCTCGCTCCCAGACCCCGGAGAGGCCTATGAAAAAAGCACG GGAAGAGGAGTTCCATCAGTCTAGCTGTTTGACCCCCATGACCTCAGACAAGGAATCTCAGGCTGAGAAGG TGACAGATACCCCCACATGGAAGAAACAGAGCTCCTGGAGCACCCCAACCACCTCTGGGAGTGCTGGGAAGCGCAAACGCAAAGTTCAGTTGTTGGCTTCTCGGCGAGGGGACCAGCTCACCCTG CCTCCACCTCCCCAGCTCGGTTACTCGATCACTGCTGAAGACCTAGACTTAGAAAAGAAGGCTGCATTGCAGTGGTTTAATAAAGTCTTGGAGGAGAAGACAG AGACCTCCCCCGCCCCTCGACCTCTTTCCTTTGCATTACCATCCCCAGAGACAACTTCCTCACCAGCTGCTCCTCCAGCTTCCAGTGCCAACCCTCTGCTGGACAGTCTGAAGAAGATGCAAAATTCCCCGAGCCCACCAGCCCTTACAG CAGACCCAGTTGCAGCGGCCAGTGCTGTGGCGCCTTCCCCGCTGAAGCCAGCCAGCCCACCTGCTGCCACAGGGCCCGCAGAGCCAGGGCCCCCCGCTGCCAGCTCTTCGTCCTCCAAGCCCATCCCAACTTTCTCCTTGTTGACCTCTTCAGCCGCCCTCACTGTCACTACCGCCAGCCAGGCCTCCCCAGCGCCTGTGTCGGACAGTTCTACCAAGCCTCTCCCCACCACTTCCCCCAAACCAAGCATTCTCTTTGGAATGCTGAGTACCCCGCCTCTAACTTCCATGGCTCCCACTACTTCCACAGCTCCCGCTGCTCCTGCTCCCGTGGTGACTCCCGCGGCTACTCCCGTGGCTGCTCCTGTGGCTACTTCGGCTCCTCCTCCTGCCACTCCCATGTTCAAACCCATTTTTGGGGTTCCCCCTAAAATGGAGAGTGGGGCTTCTTCGCCAGCTGCCCCCTCTGCCACAACTCCTATGTCGTGTGGCTCTGTCCTTCCCACAGCCCCCAGCACCTCTACCACAACCTTTAAGCCCATCTTCGGTAGCATGGGCCCCCCCACATCTGTGCCCTTAGCCTCAGCATCCCCTTTCTTGAAGCAACCCTCTTCTGTAGCCCCCACCACAGCCGTTACCAGCTCTGTCTTGGCGCCCCTATTTAGTGGCCTCCCCAGTGTCCAGCCCACTGCGGCCCCTGCCACAGCCACCACAGCCACCTCCAGCAGGACCACCGACTCAGGCTCCAAGCCCACCTTTGGCTTTGGGCTGAGCAGCTTGGCCAGTACCACGGCCAGTGCCCCTGCAGCCACCactagcaccaccaccaccaccccctccccagcacAGCCTTTCCTCTTTGGGGCTGCACCTGCCTCTGGCGCCAGCTTCACCCCGTCTACTGGCTCCATGTTCCAGTTTAACAAACCTGCTGCCACcgtcactaccaccaccactgtgGCAACACCCGCCACAACATTCGGTGCCACGCAGACGGCCCCCAGCAGCACTGCTGGCTTTGGATTTGGTGGGACTGTCACCACGGCAGCCCCACCAACTACCAGCCAAGCGACGTTGACATTCggccccaccactaccaccactgctgcatTCAGCACCCCCTTTGGCTCCAGTGTCAAGACGATGCCCCCCCCAGCCTACCCGGGAGCTGCCCCTCAGCCCACCTTTGGGACTGCTGAtgggcagcaacagcagcagggGGCCAGCAAAGCAGGCCCCTTAACAAGCTTTAGTAGCACATTCACCTTTGGGGGCTCGGCAGCCTCAAGCCCAGCCCTTCCCCAGCCCACCTTTGGCAGTGCTACTCAGCCAGCCTTTGGCGGGGCAAAACCCCCCACCTCCTTTGGCACCCCTGCCAGCACACAGCCAGCCTTTGGCAGCACCAACACAGTCTTCTCTTTTGGCACAACCACCTCCTCCAGCTTTGGGGCGACCACGCAGACCACCAGCAGTGGCACCAGCGGCTCCATGTTTAGCAGCATGACCCTGGCCCCCTTCACGTTTGGGAGCTCCACGCCTGCGGCCAGCAGTGGGGGTTTTGGGGCCAGCACCGCTGTCCCTGGAACCAGCTCGAGCACTGCAGCGTTCAGCTTTGGAGCAAGCCAGAGTGGGGCCACCAGTGCCACTGCCCCCTTTGGGGGTACCTTAAACCAGAACCCCCTGGGTGCCCCAAGTCAGAGCACACCCTTTGCCTTCAGTGTGGCCAACACCACCGAAAACAAGCCTGTTTTTGGAG gtGCAAGCTCAGTGGGCAGTAGCCTTTCCTTTGGGACCCCAACCACGCCAGCCCAGGGCTTTGTGGGAGCAGGGCCATCTTTTG GACCATCGACCCCTTCGTTTTCCATTGGTGCAGGATCCAAGACTCCTGGGGCCAGGCAGCGACTGCAGGCCCGGAGACAGCATACCCGAAAGAAATAA
- the LOC118856547 gene encoding nuclear envelope pore membrane protein POM 121C-like isoform X2 translates to MGGYLGKPGPPEPPRRERPPQAPSPQLLSPVRRLHLRDHPTTPYRFSLAPRRRYPVQQAQYSALGTLPTVCWEGYQRKNVLSARNSHMVSSPVTVRIARPDLSRSPLEQVVNSAMPSPSSNVPDPCAKETVMNALKESRKRAVEEEDQIFCDAQENKRRRHDSSGSGHSAFEPLVANGAPASLVPKPGSLKRSLTSQCTEDNLNKRSRTSSTSSLTNTSPGGIPSSIRNAITSSYSSTRGFSQLWKRSGPSTSPLSSPASSRSQTPERPMKKAREEEFHQSSCLTPMTSDKESQAEKVTDTPTWKKQSSWSTPTTSGSAGKRKRKVQLLASRRGDQLTLPPPPQLGYSITAEDLDLEKKAALQWFNKVLEEKTDSPSVSVAETSPAPRPLSFALPSPETTSSPAAPPASSANPLLDSLKKMQNSPSPPALTADPVAAASAVAPSPLKPASPPAATGPAEPGPPAASSSSSKPIPTFSLLTSSAALTVTTASQASPAPVSDSSTKPLPTTSPKPSILFGMLSTPPLTSMAPTTSTAPAAPAPVVTPAATPVAAPVATSAPPPATPMFKPIFGVPPKMESGASSPAAPSATTPMSCGSVLPTAPSTSTTTFKPIFGSMGPPTSVPLASASPFLKQPSSVAPTTAVTSSVLAPLFSGLPSVQPTAAPATATTATSSRTTDSGSKPTFGFGLSSLASTTASAPAATTSTTTTTPSPAQPFLFGAAPASGASFTPSTGSMFQFNKPAATVTTTTTVATPATTFGATQTAPSSTAGFGFGGTVTTAAPPTTSQATLTFGPTTTTTAAFSTPFGSSVKTMPPPAYPGAAPQPTFGTADGQQQQQGASKAGPLTSFSSTFTFGGSAASSPALPQPTFGSATQPAFGGAKPPTSFGTPASTQPAFGSTNTVFSFGTTTSSSFGATTQTTSSGTSGSMFSSMTLAPFTFGSSTPAASSGGFGASTAVPGTSSSTAAFSFGASQSGATSATAPFGGTLNQNPLGAPSQSTPFAFSVANTTENKPVFGGASSVGSSLSFGTPTTPAQGFVGAGPSFGPSTPSFSIGAGSKTPGARQRLQARRQHTRKK, encoded by the exons ATGGGCGGTTATCTGGGCAAGCCGGGCCCGCCGGAGCCCCCGCGGCGGGAGCGGCCGCCCCAGGCGCCTTCGCCGCAGCTGCTGAGCCCGGTCCGCAGGCTCCACCTCAG GGACCACCCGACTACTCCATACCGATTCTCATTAGCTCCACGGAGGAGATATCCAGTTCAGCAGGCACAGTACTCTGCACTAGGGACCCTTCCCACAGTGTGCTGGGAAGGCTACCAGAGGAAAAACGTGCTCTCTGCCCGAAACTCCCACATGGTATCAAGCCCCGTAACTGTAAGGATCGCTCGCCCTGATCTATCGCGTTCCCC CCTGGAGCAGGTCGTGAATTCAGCCATGCCCTCACCATCCAGTAATGTCCCAGATCCATGTGCAAAGGAGACTGTGATGAACGCACTCAAAGAGAGTCGGAAAAGGGCAGTGGAGGAGGAGGATCAGATCTTCTGTGATGCCCAGGAAAACAAGCGAAG GCGCCACGACAGTAGTGGGAGTGGACACTCAGCATTTGAACCTCTGGTCGCAAATGGAGCCCCAGCATCTCTTGTTCCCAA GCCTGGATCTCTGAAGAGAAGCCTCACTTCCCAGTGCACAGAGGACAACTTGAATAAGAGGTCCCGTACCTCTTCCACCAGCTCTCTGACCAACACCTCCCCAGGGGGCATCCCCAGCTCTATCCGCAATGCCATCACCAGCTCCTATAGCTCCACCAGGGGTTTCTCACAG TTGTGGAAGAGGAGTGGCCCTAgtacctctcccctctccagcccTGCCTCATCTCGCTCCCAGACCCCGGAGAGGCCTATGAAAAAAGCACG GGAAGAGGAGTTCCATCAGTCTAGCTGTTTGACCCCCATGACCTCAGACAAGGAATCTCAGGCTGAGAAGG TGACAGATACCCCCACATGGAAGAAACAGAGCTCCTGGAGCACCCCAACCACCTCTGGGAGTGCTGGGAAGCGCAAACGCAAAGTTCAGTTGTTGGCTTCTCGGCGAGGGGACCAGCTCACCCTG CCTCCACCTCCCCAGCTCGGTTACTCGATCACTGCTGAAGACCTAGACTTAGAAAAGAAGGCTGCATTGCAGTGGTTTAATAAAGTCTTGGAGGAGAAGACAG ATTCACCTTCCGTTTCTGTCGCAGAGACCTCCCCCGCCCCTCGACCTCTTTCCTTTGCATTACCATCCCCAGAGACAACTTCCTCACCAGCTGCTCCTCCAGCTTCCAGTGCCAACCCTCTGCTGGACAGTCTGAAGAAGATGCAAAATTCCCCGAGCCCACCAGCCCTTACAG CAGACCCAGTTGCAGCGGCCAGTGCTGTGGCGCCTTCCCCGCTGAAGCCAGCCAGCCCACCTGCTGCCACAGGGCCCGCAGAGCCAGGGCCCCCCGCTGCCAGCTCTTCGTCCTCCAAGCCCATCCCAACTTTCTCCTTGTTGACCTCTTCAGCCGCCCTCACTGTCACTACCGCCAGCCAGGCCTCCCCAGCGCCTGTGTCGGACAGTTCTACCAAGCCTCTCCCCACCACTTCCCCCAAACCAAGCATTCTCTTTGGAATGCTGAGTACCCCGCCTCTAACTTCCATGGCTCCCACTACTTCCACAGCTCCCGCTGCTCCTGCTCCCGTGGTGACTCCCGCGGCTACTCCCGTGGCTGCTCCTGTGGCTACTTCGGCTCCTCCTCCTGCCACTCCCATGTTCAAACCCATTTTTGGGGTTCCCCCTAAAATGGAGAGTGGGGCTTCTTCGCCAGCTGCCCCCTCTGCCACAACTCCTATGTCGTGTGGCTCTGTCCTTCCCACAGCCCCCAGCACCTCTACCACAACCTTTAAGCCCATCTTCGGTAGCATGGGCCCCCCCACATCTGTGCCCTTAGCCTCAGCATCCCCTTTCTTGAAGCAACCCTCTTCTGTAGCCCCCACCACAGCCGTTACCAGCTCTGTCTTGGCGCCCCTATTTAGTGGCCTCCCCAGTGTCCAGCCCACTGCGGCCCCTGCCACAGCCACCACAGCCACCTCCAGCAGGACCACCGACTCAGGCTCCAAGCCCACCTTTGGCTTTGGGCTGAGCAGCTTGGCCAGTACCACGGCCAGTGCCCCTGCAGCCACCactagcaccaccaccaccaccccctccccagcacAGCCTTTCCTCTTTGGGGCTGCACCTGCCTCTGGCGCCAGCTTCACCCCGTCTACTGGCTCCATGTTCCAGTTTAACAAACCTGCTGCCACcgtcactaccaccaccactgtgGCAACACCCGCCACAACATTCGGTGCCACGCAGACGGCCCCCAGCAGCACTGCTGGCTTTGGATTTGGTGGGACTGTCACCACGGCAGCCCCACCAACTACCAGCCAAGCGACGTTGACATTCggccccaccactaccaccactgctgcatTCAGCACCCCCTTTGGCTCCAGTGTCAAGACGATGCCCCCCCCAGCCTACCCGGGAGCTGCCCCTCAGCCCACCTTTGGGACTGCTGAtgggcagcaacagcagcagggGGCCAGCAAAGCAGGCCCCTTAACAAGCTTTAGTAGCACATTCACCTTTGGGGGCTCGGCAGCCTCAAGCCCAGCCCTTCCCCAGCCCACCTTTGGCAGTGCTACTCAGCCAGCCTTTGGCGGGGCAAAACCCCCCACCTCCTTTGGCACCCCTGCCAGCACACAGCCAGCCTTTGGCAGCACCAACACAGTCTTCTCTTTTGGCACAACCACCTCCTCCAGCTTTGGGGCGACCACGCAGACCACCAGCAGTGGCACCAGCGGCTCCATGTTTAGCAGCATGACCCTGGCCCCCTTCACGTTTGGGAGCTCCACGCCTGCGGCCAGCAGTGGGGGTTTTGGGGCCAGCACCGCTGTCCCTGGAACCAGCTCGAGCACTGCAGCGTTCAGCTTTGGAGCAAGCCAGAGTGGGGCCACCAGTGCCACTGCCCCCTTTGGGGGTACCTTAAACCAGAACCCCCTGGGTGCCCCAAGTCAGAGCACACCCTTTGCCTTCAGTGTGGCCAACACCACCGAAAACAAGCCTGTTTTTGGAG gtGCAAGCTCAGTGGGCAGTAGCCTTTCCTTTGGGACCCCAACCACGCCAGCCCAGGGCTTTGTGGGAGCAGGGCCATCTTTTG GACCATCGACCCCTTCGTTTTCCATTGGTGCAGGATCCAAGACTCCTGGGGCCAGGCAGCGACTGCAGGCCCGGAGACAGCATACCCGAAAGAAATAA